A region from the Lolium perenne isolate Kyuss_39 chromosome 4, Kyuss_2.0, whole genome shotgun sequence genome encodes:
- the LOC127297148 gene encoding transcription factor BHLH3 isoform X2 — protein sequence MDQFDEESFLDELMSLRRPEQAPEPWQATYPGSSTMMSDLIFYGGDLQGASEPRRDMDIGLFQEPMAPPRPQDEFSFDYLSEVCAPYRSFVPGVVDAPGQALAHPFHDAMPDDEMQLFHAGGSSSSPTTFIFRGGGVGEMNGNIRGAPGGHPRSKLNGGAPSKNLMAERRRRKRLNDRLSMLRSIVPKISKMDRTSILGDTIDYVRELTERIKTLEEEIGDMPGELNLLNTAQNFSSGSNEETMPIRNSTKFDVEKRPGGGMRIEICCAANPGVLLSTVSALEVLGLEIEQCVVSCFSDFGMHASCSQIVNAWCGV from the exons ATGGATCAGTTTGACGAGGAATCGTTCTTGGACGAGCTCATGTCTCTGCGGCGGCCGGAGCAGGCTCCGGAGCCGTGGCAGGCGACGTACCCAGGCAGTAGCACGATGATGAGCGACCTCATCTTCTACGGCGGCGACCTGCAGGGCGCCTCCGAGCCGAGGAGAGACATGGACATCGGGCTGTTTCAAGAGCCCATGGCGCCTCCGCGCCCGCAAGATGAGTTCAGTTTCGACTACTTGAGCGAAGTGTGCGCCCCGTACAGGAGCTTCGTCCCTGGGGTCGTCGACGCACCCGGCCAGGCGCTCGCTCATCCCTTCCACGACGCCATGCCGGACGACGAGATGCAGCTGTTTCATGCTGGTGGGTCCTCGTCGTCCCCCACGACGTTCATCTTTCGAGGAGGAGGCGTTGGGGAGATGAACGGCAACATCAGAGGCGCTCCCGGTGGTCACCCTAGGAGCAAGCTCAACGGTGGCGCTCCGTCGAAGAACCTGATGGCCgagaggcggcggcggaagcggctcAACGACCGCCTTTCCATGCTCCGCTCAATCGTGCCAAAGATTAGCAAG ATGGACAGGACATCGATCCTTGGGGACACCATAGATTACGTGAGGGAGCTCACGGAGCGGATCAAAACCCTCGAGGAGGAGATCGGCGACATGCCAGGGGAACTGAACCTGCTGAACACAGCGCAGAATTTCTCcagcgggagcaacgaggagacgaTGCCAATAAGGAATTCCACCAAG TTTGACGTCGAGAAGCGACCGGGCGGTGGCATGAGGATCGAGATCTGCTGCGCAGCAAACCCTGGCGTGCTGCTCTCGACGGTGAGCGCACTGGAGGTGCTCGGGCTGGAGATAGAGCAGTGCGTCGTGAGCTGCTTCAGTGACTTCGGCATGCATGCCTCCTGCTCACAA ATTGTCAATGCGTGGTGTGGTGTGTAG
- the LOC127297148 gene encoding transcription factor BHLH3 isoform X1 produces the protein MDQFDEESFLDELMSLRRPEQAPEPWQATYPGSSTMMSDLIFYGGDLQGASEPRRDMDIGLFQEPMAPPRPQDEFSFDYLSEVCAPYRSFVPGVVDAPGQALAHPFHDAMPDDEMQLFHAGGSSSSPTTFIFRGGGVGEMNGNIRGAPGGHPRSKLNGGAPSKNLMAERRRRKRLNDRLSMLRSIVPKISKMDRTSILGDTIDYVRELTERIKTLEEEIGDMPGELNLLNTAQNFSSGSNEETMPIRNSTKFDVEKRPGGGMRIEICCAANPGVLLSTVSALEVLGLEIEQCVVSCFSDFGMHASCSQEKGKGQAIRTDEIKQALYRGAGYGGRCL, from the exons ATGGATCAGTTTGACGAGGAATCGTTCTTGGACGAGCTCATGTCTCTGCGGCGGCCGGAGCAGGCTCCGGAGCCGTGGCAGGCGACGTACCCAGGCAGTAGCACGATGATGAGCGACCTCATCTTCTACGGCGGCGACCTGCAGGGCGCCTCCGAGCCGAGGAGAGACATGGACATCGGGCTGTTTCAAGAGCCCATGGCGCCTCCGCGCCCGCAAGATGAGTTCAGTTTCGACTACTTGAGCGAAGTGTGCGCCCCGTACAGGAGCTTCGTCCCTGGGGTCGTCGACGCACCCGGCCAGGCGCTCGCTCATCCCTTCCACGACGCCATGCCGGACGACGAGATGCAGCTGTTTCATGCTGGTGGGTCCTCGTCGTCCCCCACGACGTTCATCTTTCGAGGAGGAGGCGTTGGGGAGATGAACGGCAACATCAGAGGCGCTCCCGGTGGTCACCCTAGGAGCAAGCTCAACGGTGGCGCTCCGTCGAAGAACCTGATGGCCgagaggcggcggcggaagcggctcAACGACCGCCTTTCCATGCTCCGCTCAATCGTGCCAAAGATTAGCAAG ATGGACAGGACATCGATCCTTGGGGACACCATAGATTACGTGAGGGAGCTCACGGAGCGGATCAAAACCCTCGAGGAGGAGATCGGCGACATGCCAGGGGAACTGAACCTGCTGAACACAGCGCAGAATTTCTCcagcgggagcaacgaggagacgaTGCCAATAAGGAATTCCACCAAG TTTGACGTCGAGAAGCGACCGGGCGGTGGCATGAGGATCGAGATCTGCTGCGCAGCAAACCCTGGCGTGCTGCTCTCGACGGTGAGCGCACTGGAGGTGCTCGGGCTGGAGATAGAGCAGTGCGTCGTGAGCTGCTTCAGTGACTTCGGCATGCATGCCTCCTGCTCACAA GAAAAAGGGAAGGGGCAAGCAATAAGGACCGACGAGATCAAGCAGGCATTGTACAGGGGTGCGGGCTATGGAGGTAGGTGCCTCTAA